A region from the Vicia villosa cultivar HV-30 ecotype Madison, WI linkage group LG3, Vvil1.0, whole genome shotgun sequence genome encodes:
- the LOC131654993 gene encoding cytokinin hydroxylase-like encodes MAFVALSQILLVLTSIILAICLCLLTILTYFWWILPNHKLQNLKKCGFDGPTPSFPFGNIKEMKRNSFFSSSLDITHNIHSTVSPYYSSWQKSFGKVFIYWLGVEPFLYVADPEFLKKMSGKVMAKKWGKPSVFRKDRNSMFGNGLVMAEGSIWVHHRHVIAPTFTPINLKTMASMMIDSTKKMIKRWDSEINSGHLELDLESEIVAMAGEIIARASFGIDDENGKIVFDKLRTLQMTLFKTNRYVGVPFGKFFNFTKTLEAKKIGEQVDKLLLSIIESRMNSNDKKQYEQDLLGHLLKENNEVDGQMNKALTKKELVDECKTFFFGGYETTSLSITWTLLLLALHQDWQNQLRDEIKQVIGNIEELDINLLSDLKKMKWVMNEALRLYPPSPNVQRQTMEDIQIDNVKVPKGTNIWIDVVAMHHDVTLWGNDANKFKPERFMNDANGECNHKMGYLPFGFGGRACVGRNLTFMEYKIVLTLLLSNFKFKPSPSYHHFPTIMLSLRPSHGLPLIVQSL; translated from the exons ATGGCTTTTGTTGCATTATCACAAATTCTTTTGGTGCTCACTTCAATAATACTTGCTATATGTCTTTGCTTGCTCACAATACTAACATATTTTTGGTGGATTTTACCAAACCATAAACTTCAAAACCTTAAGAAATGTGGATTTGATGGACCAACACCAAGTTTTCCATTTGGAAACattaaagaaatgaaaagaaattctttcttttcttcttcgcTTGATATCACTCATAATATTCACTCTACCGTTTCCCCTTACTATTCTTCATGGCAAAAATCTTTTG GGAAAGTTTTTATATATTGGTTAGGGGTAGAACCATTTTTATACGTTGCAGATCCAGAATTCTTGAAGAAAATGTCTGGAAAAGTTATGGCCAAGAAATGGGGAAAACCAAGTGTTTTTAGAAAAGATAGAAATTCAATGTTTGGAAATGGTTTGGTGATGGCAGAAGGCAGCATATGGGTACATCATCGACATGTTATAGCCCCAACATTTACTCCAATTAATCTTAAG aCAATGGCAAGCATGATGATTGATTCGACAAAGAAAATGATCAAAAGATGGGATTCCGAAATTAACTCCGGCCACCTTGAACTCGATCTCGAAAGCGAGATTGTAGCAATGGCCGGAGAAATCATAGCGAGAGCAAGCTTTGGAATAGATGATGAAAATGgaaaaatagtttttgataaaCTAAGAACTTTGCAAATGACCCTTTTTAAGACCAATAGATATGTAGGGGTCCCCTTTGGAAAATTCTTTAATTTTACGAAAACTTTAGAAGCCAAGAAAATTGGTGAACAAGTTGACAAGCTCTTGTTATCCATAATAGAAAGTAGGATGAATTCAAATGATAAGAAACAATATGAACAAGATTTGTTGGGTCAtttgttaaaagaaaataatgagGTTGATGGACAAATGAACAAGGCTTTAACAAAAAAGGAGTTGGTTGATGAGTGCAAGACATTTTTCTTTGGTGGATATGAGACTacatcactttcaatcacatggACTTTATTGCTTCTAGCTTTGCATCAAGATTGGCAAAACCAATTGAGAGATGAAATTAAACAAGTTATTGGTAATATTGAAGAACTAGATATCAACTTGCTTTCTGATTTAAAGAAG ATGAAATGGGTGATGAATGAAGCACTTAGACTCTACCCACCATCTCCGAATGTGCAAAGGCAAACAATGGAAGACATTCAAATAGATAATGTAAAGGTTCCTAAAGGGACCAACATTTGGATTGATGTTGTAGCAATGCACCATGATGTTACATTATGGGGGAATGATGCCAACAAGTTCAAACCAGAGAGATTTATGAATGATGCAAATGGGGAATGCAATCACAAAATGGGATACTTGCCATTTGGTTTTGGAGGGAGAGCATGTGTTGGTAGGAACTTGACTTTCATGGAGTATAAGATAGTGTTAACCCTACTTCTCTCTAATTTTAAGTTTAAACCCTCCCCTAGTTATCACCACTTTCCTACTATTATGTTGTCTCTTAGACCTAGTCATGGACTTCCTCTCATAGTTCAATCATTGTAG